In Deinococcus psychrotolerans, a genomic segment contains:
- a CDS encoding ABC transporter substrate-binding protein — translation MHRTTHRLRSTLALALALSLPLAAAQSGRESTLVLGGDFSDLITLDPGVSYEFTGSLLAGNLYDTLVAYEGNNLTTLRPRLASSWKVAPTATGSRITFTLRDAKFSTGRPVTAADVVYSLNRVISLKTPSSFLLTDVANIKIGSVTAPDAKTLVMDIPKTANPNIVLALLTFNVGGVIDSAEAKSHEQNGDFGTAWLKDHSAGSGPFALNRWDRSAQVALDINPNAFRKSPNIKRVILRYMQESAVQQSALNSGEIDVAWDYTPDAFNAALKNSKLKALKTGTFQLQYLGMNSGKGAAFEDARVRQAVRYATDQDGIIKSLLQGLGRKTQTIIPIGLAGSNSALPYTYNVAKAKELMAAAGKSGGFSVDFSIPTGSCAGGVPCQDLAAKVQSDLAKIGIKANIKQMVSADLYTMYRAQKAELILAPWSPDYADADGNGTPLADFNAKSLAWRNVWQNDQASKLAQAAAIETDATKRVALYKQLTELVAKDGPYAILYQPYKPVVTSVNVVGFDRNANGDVRFEKVSKK, via the coding sequence ATGCACCGAACCACACACCGCCTGAGAAGTACCCTCGCGCTCGCCCTCGCTCTGAGTTTGCCGCTGGCCGCCGCGCAGTCGGGCCGCGAAAGTACGCTGGTGCTGGGCGGCGACTTTTCCGATCTGATCACGCTCGATCCGGGCGTCTCGTATGAGTTTACCGGCTCGCTGCTGGCGGGCAACCTCTACGACACCCTGGTGGCCTACGAAGGCAACAACCTGACCACCCTGCGCCCGCGTCTGGCCAGCAGTTGGAAGGTCGCGCCCACCGCCACCGGCTCCCGCATCACCTTCACGCTGCGCGACGCCAAGTTCAGCACAGGCAGGCCCGTCACGGCGGCCGACGTGGTGTACTCGCTCAACCGCGTCATCTCGCTCAAAACGCCGTCAAGCTTTTTGCTGACCGACGTGGCCAACATCAAAATCGGTTCGGTGACAGCCCCCGACGCCAAGACGCTGGTGATGGACATTCCCAAAACTGCCAATCCCAACATCGTGCTGGCGCTCCTGACTTTCAATGTGGGCGGCGTGATCGACAGCGCGGAGGCCAAATCCCACGAGCAAAACGGCGACTTCGGCACGGCTTGGCTCAAAGACCACTCGGCAGGCTCGGGGCCGTTTGCCCTCAACCGCTGGGACAGAAGCGCTCAGGTGGCGCTGGACATCAACCCCAATGCCTTTCGCAAGTCGCCCAACATCAAGCGGGTGATTTTGCGCTACATGCAGGAATCCGCCGTGCAGCAGTCGGCGCTCAACTCCGGCGAAATCGACGTGGCCTGGGACTACACTCCCGACGCCTTTAATGCCGCGCTGAAAAATTCCAAGCTGAAGGCCCTGAAAACCGGCACCTTTCAGCTTCAGTATCTGGGCATGAACTCCGGCAAGGGCGCAGCGTTCGAAGACGCCCGCGTGCGCCAAGCGGTGCGCTACGCCACCGACCAAGACGGCATTATCAAGAGCTTGTTGCAGGGGCTGGGCCGCAAAACCCAGACCATCATTCCGATTGGACTGGCCGGATCCAACAGCGCTTTGCCGTACACCTACAACGTGGCCAAAGCCAAAGAACTGATGGCGGCGGCGGGCAAGAGCGGCGGCTTCAGCGTGGATTTCTCGATTCCCACCGGCTCGTGCGCGGGTGGCGTGCCGTGCCAAGACCTGGCCGCCAAGGTGCAGTCGGACTTGGCCAAAATCGGCATCAAGGCCAACATCAAGCAGATGGTGAGTGCTGACCTCTACACCATGTACCGCGCCCAAAAAGCCGAACTGATCTTGGCTCCGTGGAGTCCTGACTACGCCGACGCGGACGGCAACGGCACCCCGCTGGCCGACTTCAACGCCAAGTCGCTGGCCTGGCGCAACGTGTGGCAAAACGACCAAGCCAGCAAACTGGCCCAAGCCGCCGCCATCGAAACCGACGCGACCAAACGGGTGGCGCTCTACAAACAGCTCACCGAGCTGGTGGCCAAAGACGGCCCTTATGCCATCTTGTATCAGCCGTACAAGCCGGTCGTCACCAGCGTCAACGTGGTGGGGTTTGACCGCAATGCCAACGGTGACGTGCGCTTTGAGAAAGTAAGCAAGAAGTAG
- a CDS encoding hybrid sensor histidine kinase/response regulator yields the protein MSQPAHTYPPALSFPLPGGELRVLHLEDNVLDQELVAITLEGADLPWIPVLRQVESAESYLEALKEFSPHLVLSDFSLPGYDGLSAFEAARQAKPYLPFIIVTGAMGEEVAVDTLRRGVTDYVLKQRLERLAPAVRRAIAEAAERSRRELAEGEIRALNAALQVRLGEVERLGKVAEEGRLKLEQTAQQLEESLNLQKTFLAETSHELRTPLTALLGYLRRVEREFAAAGAAPSQTLHDAQRVAENMTRLVNDLLQLSRGELVQSIEPHFVQLAELLRAVGRDYGVSVRTPELEIVGDPGRLTQVFVNLVSNAVRVSGGADHVELQAFEEGGQVKICVIDHGPGIPDDVKPRIFDKFYRGKEAGSAGLGLTIAQQVITAHGGQIKVLDTPGGGATFEVCLPSLDDEEEWDGTWAEVSADVTWDEAEDQVLSLDGNSAPD from the coding sequence ATGTCTCAGCCTGCCCACACTTACCCGCCCGCGCTGAGTTTCCCGCTGCCCGGCGGTGAGCTGCGCGTACTGCACCTCGAAGACAATGTGCTGGATCAAGAACTCGTCGCCATCACTTTAGAAGGTGCTGATCTGCCATGGATTCCGGTGCTGCGGCAAGTCGAGAGCGCCGAGAGCTACCTGGAGGCCCTCAAGGAGTTCTCGCCGCATCTGGTGCTCTCGGATTTCTCACTGCCGGGCTACGACGGTTTGTCGGCGTTTGAAGCGGCCCGGCAGGCCAAACCCTACCTCCCTTTTATCATCGTGACCGGCGCGATGGGCGAGGAAGTGGCCGTCGATACCCTGCGGCGCGGCGTCACCGATTATGTCCTCAAGCAGCGCTTAGAGCGCCTCGCGCCGGCGGTGCGCCGCGCCATTGCCGAAGCCGCCGAGCGCTCGCGGCGCGAACTGGCCGAGGGTGAAATCCGGGCACTCAACGCCGCTTTGCAGGTGCGGCTGGGTGAAGTGGAGCGGCTGGGCAAAGTCGCCGAGGAAGGCCGCCTCAAACTCGAACAAACCGCTCAGCAGCTCGAAGAATCTCTCAACCTCCAAAAGACGTTTCTGGCTGAAACCAGCCACGAACTCCGCACTCCGCTCACCGCCCTCCTCGGCTATCTGCGGCGGGTCGAGCGCGAATTCGCGGCGGCGGGCGCTGCGCCAAGTCAGACCCTGCACGACGCTCAGCGGGTGGCCGAAAACATGACGCGCTTGGTCAACGACCTCTTGCAGCTTTCACGCGGCGAATTGGTGCAGAGCATCGAGCCGCATTTTGTGCAACTCGCTGAACTGTTGCGGGCGGTGGGGCGCGATTACGGCGTCAGCGTCCGCACGCCCGAACTCGAAATCGTGGGCGATCCGGGGCGGCTGACTCAGGTCTTCGTCAATCTGGTGAGCAATGCGGTGCGGGTCAGCGGCGGAGCCGACCACGTCGAGCTGCAAGCTTTTGAAGAAGGCGGGCAAGTCAAAATCTGCGTCATCGATCACGGCCCCGGCATCCCCGACGACGTCAAGCCGCGCATCTTCGATAAATTTTACCGGGGCAAGGAGGCGGGGTCGGCGGGACTGGGCCTGACCATCGCGCAGCAGGTCATCACCGCGCACGGCGGCCAGATCAAGGTGCTGGACACCCCCGGCGGCGGAGCCACTTTTGAAGTGTGCTTGCCTTCGCTCGACGACGAAGAGGAATGGGACGGCACCTGGGCCGAGGTGAGCGCCGACGTGACGTGGGACGAGGCCGAAGACCAGGTGCTGTCTCTGGACGGCAATTCAGCGCCTGATTAA
- the rpmF gene encoding 50S ribosomal protein L32 — protein MAKHPVPKKKTSKSKRDMRRSHHALTVPNLVPCPNCHNKKLQHHVCPSCGFYAGRQIISV, from the coding sequence ATGGCCAAGCACCCCGTTCCCAAGAAGAAAACCAGCAAGAGCAAGCGCGATATGCGCCGCAGCCACCACGCCCTCACGGTGCCCAACTTGGTGCCCTGCCCCAACTGCCACAACAAGAAGTTGCAGCACCATGTCTGCCCGAGCTGCGGTTTTTACGCAGGTCGCCAGATTATCAGCGTCTGA
- a CDS encoding TetR/AcrR family transcriptional regulator, whose product MSTLESVASSAALPASTRERILSEGAQLFVARGYHGVSMREVAAAVGVTKPALYHHYADKEGLFLAILNGALAGLAGVTEVSKQQVGLRAQLYALIHALLISAPQQRVGLQLAGELKHVSAERRADFEQRYRKLWMGGLSELMSTAAERGEVRADLPSAVLTRALLGLLYPLVSGAPSPDPEGTAQALVSLFLDGAGK is encoded by the coding sequence TTGAGCACGCTGGAGAGTGTCGCCAGCAGCGCCGCCTTACCTGCCAGTACCCGTGAGCGCATCCTCTCTGAAGGAGCGCAGCTTTTTGTGGCGCGGGGCTATCACGGCGTCAGTATGCGCGAGGTGGCGGCGGCAGTTGGCGTGACCAAACCGGCCCTCTACCACCACTACGCCGACAAGGAAGGCCTGTTTTTGGCGATTCTCAACGGCGCTTTGGCAGGTTTGGCGGGCGTTACCGAGGTCTCGAAGCAGCAAGTCGGGCTGCGTGCCCAGCTTTACGCGCTGATCCACGCCTTACTCATCAGCGCTCCGCAGCAGCGGGTGGGCCTGCAACTGGCCGGCGAACTCAAACACGTCTCCGCCGAGCGCCGCGCCGACTTTGAGCAGCGTTACCGCAAGTTGTGGATGGGCGGCCTGAGTGAGCTGATGAGCACCGCTGCCGAGCGCGGTGAGGTGCGGGCCGACTTGCCCAGCGCGGTGCTGACGCGGGCGCTGCTGGGCCTGCTCTACCCGCTGGTCAGTGGAGCGCCCAGCCCCGATCCCGAAGGCACAGCGCAGGCGTTGGTGAGTTTGTTTTTGGACGGCGCGGGAAAATAA
- a CDS encoding OsmC family protein — protein MTLADSAAPDVQPVSTKTMQVTWLGEQRYLGVSASGHQLLIDNSATKIGVSPMEALLGALATCTAYDVVEVMNKRRTPLARYRIEVEGERAQSDPKRYTTITLRHIAAGKGVSAEQFERAAKLSHEKYCSVAASLNSEIVVETRLESSETT, from the coding sequence ATGACCTTAGCCGATTCTGCCGCCCCGGACGTCCAACCCGTCAGCACGAAAACCATGCAGGTGACTTGGCTCGGTGAGCAGCGCTACCTCGGCGTCTCGGCGTCGGGCCACCAACTGCTGATCGACAACAGCGCCACCAAGATCGGCGTCAGCCCGATGGAAGCGCTGCTGGGGGCGCTGGCGACCTGCACCGCCTACGACGTGGTGGAAGTGATGAACAAGCGCCGCACCCCTCTGGCCCGCTACCGCATCGAAGTGGAGGGCGAGCGGGCGCAGAGCGATCCCAAGCGCTACACCACCATCACCCTGCGCCACATTGCCGCTGGCAAAGGCGTGAGCGCCGAGCAGTTCGAACGCGCCGCCAAGCTCAGCCACGAAAAATACTGCTCGGTGGCCGCCAGCTTAAACAGCGAGATCGTGGTGGAAACTCGGCTGGAAAGCAGCGAAACAACCTGA
- a CDS encoding ABC transporter permease → MLIYILRRLALMVFVLWGVTLAAFLISHALPADPAAAALGNNAREEQLQEFRVKNGLDRPLAVQYGVYMGKLLQGDLGTSLRTQNSITADLKQFFPATLELTLGAVVFAVLIGLPLGILAALQHGKALDLLARIFALLGGATPVYWLAILALNIFHERLGWLPGPGRIDAYSLAPPVHTGLVTMDAILARDPQVLVDSLRHLILPGLVLGAFSAALLTRMTRSALLEVLSQDYIRTARAKGLKQNRVIWRHALKNAALPLLTVFGSLFGSLLTGAVLTETIFSWPGIGSYATTSAISLDFPAVMGVTLVAGLAYSVVNLLVDLAYATFDPRISFS, encoded by the coding sequence TTGCTGATCTACATTCTCCGGCGGCTGGCGCTGATGGTCTTCGTGCTGTGGGGCGTCACGCTGGCGGCTTTTCTTATTTCACATGCCCTGCCCGCTGATCCGGCGGCGGCGGCGCTGGGCAACAATGCCCGCGAAGAGCAGCTTCAAGAGTTCCGCGTCAAAAACGGACTCGACAGACCGCTGGCCGTGCAGTACGGCGTGTACATGGGCAAGCTGCTTCAGGGCGACCTCGGCACTTCGCTGCGAACCCAAAACAGCATCACGGCGGATTTGAAACAGTTTTTTCCGGCCACGCTGGAGCTGACCCTCGGCGCAGTTGTTTTCGCGGTGCTGATCGGCTTGCCGCTGGGCATTTTGGCGGCGCTGCAACATGGCAAAGCGCTCGATTTGCTGGCCCGTATTTTTGCGCTGTTGGGCGGAGCGACCCCAGTGTACTGGCTGGCGATTTTGGCGCTCAATATTTTCCATGAGCGCCTCGGCTGGCTGCCGGGGCCGGGCCGCATTGACGCCTACAGCCTCGCCCCACCAGTTCACACCGGCCTGGTGACCATGGACGCCATTCTCGCCCGTGACCCGCAAGTGCTGGTGGATAGCCTGCGCCACCTGATTTTGCCGGGGCTGGTGCTGGGCGCGTTCTCAGCGGCGCTGCTGACCCGAATGACCCGGAGTGCGCTGCTGGAAGTGCTTTCGCAGGACTACATCCGCACCGCCCGTGCCAAGGGCCTCAAGCAAAACCGGGTCATTTGGCGACACGCTCTCAAGAACGCTGCTCTGCCGCTGCTGACGGTCTTCGGCAGTTTGTTCGGCAGCTTGCTGACCGGCGCAGTGCTGACCGAAACCATCTTTTCGTGGCCGGGTATCGGCAGCTACGCCACCACCTCGGCCATCAGCCTCGACTTTCCGGCGGTCATGGGCGTAACGCTGGTGGCAGGTCTGGCTTACTCAGTGGTCAATTTGCTGGTTGACCTCGCCTACGCCACCTTCGACCCGAGGATCAGCTTTTCATGA